One Myxocyprinus asiaticus isolate MX2 ecotype Aquarium Trade chromosome 20, UBuf_Myxa_2, whole genome shotgun sequence genomic region harbors:
- the LOC127410806 gene encoding E3 ubiquitin-protein ligase NEURL1-like: MEVETLVWVPDAPQAAPDQAGAYRIPTDASNRGLGAALSQLVEGEERQVLYISRKLSAREARTTEDQITEYQNNFTVPQMGGQVSRNSLHEGGSFYCHPLKESMYPDPQAPLPLSFHANTKGSQILMDKTQRCVCRIASFCNAITFTSRPVRIYEQVRLKITKRQGCWSGALRVGFTTVDPSDLSSAWLPRFACPDLVCERGFWARALPEEQCEEGTILSFWLDNTGQVFYQVNEGSAIFFFSGVPAGEPVWAIIDIYGLTRGVQLLDSKMVPAEYFSPAVTNEVMDDWHLSSNCSQLDLQEDLPSFSSSPNSLNSVLSPQLHDDLHFHCVHGNGLRLLTEYIAVRYYNRHEDCALVFTHRPLRCGECVFLKVVLKSQTVTPTLNSFLCYGFTSCNPAHINPKHLPVNPEDLLDRREFWAFGCLTSPLMGGDIIGFRASAEGEVLVSHNGGRAYREICVDNSTPLWMIFNLQTHIKQISILGTSCGYSSSSSKIHMTDISNCSYPPDNQIHRTAFRGFINKFQPHPHSHSSSAGTTSNSLSSESHNTPSCCPIAGEECLICCERPVDSVLYACGHMCVCYICGGKLKDMSNPSCPMCRGPIRDIIKIYRSITWQQEFPVKHVNVGGVV; encoded by the exons AACTACTGAAGACCAAATCACGGAATATCAGAACAATTTCACTGTTCCTCAAATGGGTGGGCAGGTATCCCGTAATAGTCTACATG AAGGAGGATCCTTTTACTGCCACCCTCTGAAGGAGAGCATGTATCCAGATCCGCAAGCCCCTTTGCCACTCTCTTTCCATGCCAACACAAAAGGTTCTCAGATCTTGATGGACAAGACACAGCGCTGCGTGTGCCGAATTGCCAGCTTCTGTAATGCCATCACTTTCACCAGCCGACCTGTCAGAATCTACGAACAGGTCCGGCTGAAG ATCACAAAGAGACAAGGTTGCTGGAGTGGCGCACTTCGAGTGGGGTTCACTACAGTGGACCCGTCTGATCTAAGTTCAGCCTGGCTGCCACGATTTGCCTGTCCGGATCTGGTTTGCGAGAGGGGATTTTGGGCCAGAGCGCTTCCCGAGGAGCAGTGTGAAGAGGGAACCATTCTCTCCTTTTGGTTGGATAATACAGGGCAAGTGTTTTACCAGGTTAATGAGGGCTCTGCAATCTTCTTCTTTAGTGGTGTACCAGCAGGAGAGCCAGTATGGGCGATCATTGACATTTACGGGCTGACCCGTGGAGTTCAGCTACTTG aCAGTAAGATGGTCCCAGCTGAATATTTCAGTCCTGCTGTAACTAATGAAGTGATGGATGACTGGCACCTGTCAAGCAACTGCTCCCAGCTTGACCTACAAGAAGATCTGCCATCCTTCTCGAGCTCCCCAAATTCCCTCAACTCAGTGCTGTCACCTCAGCTCCACGATGACTTGCATTTTCACTGTGTCCATGGTAACGGTCTACGTTTGCTGACCGAATACATAGCAGTGCGTTATTACAACAGGCATGAGGACTGTGCATTGGTGTTCACACATCGACCGTTGCGCTGTGGAGAATGCGTTTTCTTAAAAGTTGTATTGAAGTCTCAAACAGTGACACCAACTCTGAATAGTTTTTTGTGTTATGGATTCACTTCCTGTAATCCAGCCCACATTAACCCGAAGCATTTACCGGTCAATCCAGAGGACCTGTTGGACCGAAGGGAATTCTGGGCTTTTGGCTGCCTTACTTCACCGCTCATGGGTGGAGATATCATTGGCTTTCGGGCATCTGCAGAAGGGGAAGTGCTTGTGAGTCATAATGGAGGGAGAGCCTACCGAGAGATTTGTGTAGATAATTCCACTCCTCTGTGGATGATCTTCAATTTACAAACGCATATAAAGCAAATCAGCATACTGG GTACATCCTGTGGTTActcttcatcttcttccaaaatTCACATGACAGACATTAGTAATTGCAGTTATCCCCCAGACAATCAGATTCACAGAACAGCATTCAGGGGATTTATTAACAAGTTTCAACCCCACCCACACAGCCACAGCAGTTCTGCAG GGACAACGTCCAACTCACTGTCCTCAGAATCTCACAATACCCCATCATGTTGTCCGATTGCTGGAGAGGAGTGTTTGATTTGCTGTGAGAGGCCAGTAGACTCAGTGCTGTATGCATGTggacacatgtgtgtgtgttacatttgTGGTGGGAAGCTAAAGGATATGTCAAACCCGTCCTGCCCCATGTGTCGTGGCCCAATCAGAGACATCATCAAAATATACCGCAGCATAACCTGGCAACAGGAATTCCCTGTTAAACATGTAAATGTGGGTGGTGTGGTATAG